Below is a genomic region from Bordetella pertussis 18323.
TTCATGCCCTGGAACGGCTACAACTTCGAAGACTCGATCCTGATCTCCGAACGCGTCGTGGCCGACGATCGCTACACCTCGATCCACATCGAAGAGCTGACCGTGGTCGCTCGCGATACGAAGCTGGGACCCGAGGAAATCACGCGCGACATCAGCAACCTGGCTGAAACGCAGCTCAACCGCCTGGATGACTCCGGCATCGTCTACATTGGCGCGGAAGTCAGCGCCGACGACGTGCTGGTGGGCAAGGTCACGCCGAAGGGCGAAACCCAGCTCACGCCGGAAGAAAAGCTGCTGCGCGCCATCTTCGGCGAAAAGGCTTCCGACGTTAAGGACACCTCGCTGCGCGTGCCCTCGGGCATGACCGGCACGGTGATCGACGTGCAGGTGTTCACGCGCGAAGGCATCGTGCGCGACAAGCGCGCCCAGTCCATCATCGACGATGAACTGCGCCGTTATCGCCAGGACCTCAACGACCAGCTGCGCATCGTCGAGAACGACCAGTTCGACCGTATCGAGAAGATGCTGGTCGGCAAGACCGTCAATGGCGGCCCGCGCAAGCTGGCCAAGGGCGCCACCTTGACCAAGGCCTACCTGGCCGACCTGGATCGCTGGCAGTGGTTCGACATCCGCCTGGCCGACGAACAGCACGCTGTCGTGCTGGAGCAGGCCAAGGAATCGCTCGAGCAGAAGCGCCACCAGTTCGACCTGGCCTTCGAAGAGAAGCGCAAGAAGCTGACGCAGGGCGACGAACTGCCGCCGGGCGTGCTGAAGATGATCAAGGTCTACCTGGCCGTCAAGCGCCGCCTGCAGCCGGGCGACAAGATGGCCGGCCGCCACGGCAACAAGGGCGTGGTTTCGCGCATTACGCCGGTCGAGGACATGCCCCACATGGCCGACGGCACTCCCGCCGACATCGTTCTGAACCCGCTGGGCGTGCCCTCGCGGATGAACGTCGGCCAGGTGCTGGAAGTCCATCTGGGCTGGGCCGCCAAGGGCGTGGGCTACCGCATCGCCGACATGCTGCGCGACGAGCGCACGGCGCAGGCCAAGAGCGTCCGCGGCTACCTGGAGAAGGTGTACAACACCACGGGCAGCAGCGCGCATATCGACAGCCTGACCGACGAGGAAGTGCTGGAACTGGCCAACAACCTGAAGAAGGGTGTGCCGTTTGCCACGCCGGTGTTCGACGGTGCGACCGAAGAAGAAATCGGCAAGATGCTGGAACTGGCCTATCCCGACGACGTCGCCGCGCGCATGCGCCTGACGGCGTCGCGTTCGCAGGCATGGCTGTATGACGGCCGTACCGGCGAGCAGTTCGAGCGTCCGGTCACGATCGGCTACATGCACTACCTGAAACTGCACCACTTGGTGGACGACAAGATGCACGCGCGTTCCACCGGCCCGTACTCGCTGGTTACCCAGCAGCCGTTGGGCGGCAAGGCGCAGTTCGGCGGTCAGCGTTTCGGGGAAATGGAAGTGTGGGCGCTGGAAGCCTACGGCGCCTCCTACACCCTGCAGGAAATGCTGACGGTGAAGTCCGACGACATCACCGGCCGCACGAAGGTTTACGAAAACATCGTCAAGGGCGACCACGTCATCGATGCCGGCATGCCGGAATCGTTCAACGTGCTGGTCAAGGAAATTCGCTCGCTGGCCCTGGACATGGATTTGGAGCGTAACTGATGAAAGCGCTACTCGACCTCTTCAAGCAAGTCTCGCAAGACGAGCAGTTCGATGCCATCAAGATCGGCATCGCCTCGCCCGAGAAGATCCGTTCGTGGTCTTTCGGCGAAGTTCGCAAGCCCGAGACGATCAACTACCGTACGTTCAAGCCCGAGCGTGACGGCCTGTTCTGCGCCAAGATCTTCGGTCCCATCAAGGACTACGAATGCTTGTGCGGCAAGTACAAGCGCCTGAAGCATCGTGGCGTGATCTGCGAAAAGTGCGGCGTGGAAGTCACCGTCGCCAAGGTGCGCCGCGAGCGCATGGGCCATATCGAACTGGCCAGCCCGGTTGCGCACATCTGGTTCCTCAAGAGCCTGCCGTCGCGCCTGGGCATGGTGCTCGACATGACGCTGCGCGACATCGAGCGCGTGCTGTACTTCGAAGCCTGGTGCGTGATCGAGCCCGGCATGACGCCGCTCAAGCGCGGCCAGATCATGTCCGATGACGACTTCCTGGCCAAGACCGAAGAGTACGGCGACGACTTCCGTGCCCTGATGGGCGCCGAGGCCGTGCGCGAACTGCTGCGCACCATCGACATCGATCGCGAAGTCGAGACGCTGCGCGGCGAGCTCAAGGCCACCAGCTCGGAAGCCAAGATCAAGAAGATCTCCAAGCGTCTGAAGGTGCTGGAAGGCTTCCAGAAGTCCGGCATCAAGGCCGAATGGATGGTCATGGAAGTGCTGCCCGTGTTGCCGCCGGACCTGCGTCCGCTGGTGCCGCTGGACGGCGGCCGCTTCGCGACCTCCGACCTGAACGACCTGTACCGCCGCGTCATCAACCGCAACAACCGCCTCAAGCGCCTGCTCGAACTGAAGGCGCCCGAGATCATTCTGCGCAACGAAAAGCGCATGCTGCAGGAAGCCGTCGACTCGCTGCTCGACAACGGCCGCCGCGGCAAGGCCATGACCGGCGCCAACAAGCGCCAGCTCAAGTCGCTGGCCGACATGATCAAGGGCAAGAGCGGTCGTTTCCGCCAGAACCTGCTGGGCAAGCGCGTCGACTACTCGGGCCGTTCGGTCATCGTGGTGGGCCCGCAGCTCAAGCTGCACCAGTGCGGCCTGCCCAAGCTGATGGCGCTCGAGCTGTTCAAGCCGTTCATCTTCAATCGCCTGGAGATGATGGGCCTGGCCACGACCATCAAGGCTGCCAAGAAGCTGGTCGAGAGCCAGGAGCCGGTGGTGTGGGACATCCTCGAAGAGGTGATCCGCGAGCACCCGGTCATGCTCAACCGTGCGCCGACGCTGCACCGCCTGGGCATCCAGGCGTTCGAGCCGGTGCTGATCGAAGGCAAGGCCATCCAGCTGCACCCGCTGGTCTGCGCCGCCTTCAACGCCGACTTCGACGGCGACCAGATGGCCGTGCACGTGCCGCTGTCGCTCGAAGCGCAGCTCGAAGCGCGTACGCTGATGCTGGCCTCGAACAACGTATTGTTCCCGGCCAACGGCGAGCCGTCCATCGTGCCGTCGCAGGATATCGTGCTGGGCCTGTACTACACGACCCGCGAACGCATCAACGGCAAGGGCGAAGGCATTTTCTTTGCCGACGTGTCGGAAGTGCAGCGCGCCTATGACAACGGCGAAGTCGAACTGCAGACCCGCATCACCGTACGCCTGACCGAGTACGAGCGCGACGAGCAGGGCGAGTGGCAGCCGGTCAAGCACCGCCATGAAACGACGGTCGGCCGTGCGCTGCTGTCCGAGATCCTGCCCAAGGGCCTGCCCTTCACGGTGCTGAACAAGGCCCTGAAGAAGAAAGAGATCTCGCGCCTGATCAACCAGTCGTTCCGCCGTTGCGGCCTGCGCGACACGGTGATCTTTGCCGACAAGCTGATGCAGTCGGGCTTCCGCCTGGCCACGCGCGGCGGCATCTCGATCGCCATGGAAGACATGCTGATCCCGAAGGCCAAGGAAGGCATCCTGGCCGAGGCCAGCCGCGAGGTCAAGGAAATCGACAAGCAGTACTCGTCGGGTCTGGTGACCTCGCAAGAGCGCTACAACAACGTGGTCGATATCTGGGGCAAGGCCGGCGACAAGGTCGGCAAGGCGATGATGGAGCAACTGGCCACCGAGCCGGTCGTCAACCGTCATGGCGAGGAAGTGCGCCAGGAATCGTTCAACTCGATCTACATGATGGCCGACTCGGGCGCCCGTGGTTCGGCCGCCCAGATTCGCCAGCTGGCCGGCATGCGCGGCCTGATGGCCAAGCCGGACGGCTCGATCATCGAGACCCCGATTACCGCCAACTTCCGCGAAGGCCTGAACGTACTGCAGTACTTCATCTCGACGCACGGCGCGCGCAAGGGCTTGGCCGATACCGCGCTGAAGACGGCGAACTCGGGCTACCTGACGCGCCGCCTGGTCGACGTGACCCAGGATCTGGTGATCACCGAAGACGATTGCGGCACCAGCCATGGCTACGCGATGAAGGCCCTGGTCGAGGGCGGTGAAGTCATCGAACCGCTGCGCGACCGTATCCTCGGCCGCGTGGCCGCGATCGACGTCGTCAACCCCGACACGCAGGAAACGGCCATCGCGGCTGGCACCCTGCTCGACGAAGACCTGGTCGACCTGATCGACCGCCTGGGCGTGGACGAAGTCAAGGTCCGCACGCCGCTGACGTGCGAAACGCGTCACGGCCTGTGCGCGCATTGCTATGGCCGCGATCTGGGCCGCGGTTCGCACGTCAACGTGGGCGAGGCCGTCGGCGTCATCGCCGCGCAATCGATCGGCGAACCGGGCACGCAGCTCACCATGCGGACGTTCCACATCGGTGGCGCCGCTTCGCGTTCGGCCCTGGCCAGCGCCGTGGAAACCAAGTCCAACGGCACGGTCGGCTTCGCCAGCACGATGCGCTATGTCACCAACGCCAAGGGCGAGCGTGTGGCGATTTCGCGTTCCGGCGAACTGGCCATCTTCGACGACAACGGCCGCGAGCGCGAGCGCCACAAGATCCCTTATGGCGCCACCGTCCTGCTTGGCGACGGCGAAGCGGTCAAGGCCGGCACCCGTCTGGCCAGCTGGGATCCGCTGACCCGTCCGATCGTGTCCGAGTACAGCGGCGCGGTGCGCTTCGAGAACATCGAAGAAGGCGTTACCGTTGCCAAGCAGGTCGACGAAGTCACCGGCCTGTCGACGCTGGTCGTGATCACGCCCAAGACGCGCGGCGGCAAGATCGTCATGCGTCCGCAGATCAAGCTGGTCAACGAGAACGGCGAAGACGTCAAGATCGCCGGCACCGATCACTCGGTGAACATCTCGTTCCCGGTGGGTGCGCTGATCACCGTGCGCGACGGCCAGCAGGTTGCCGTGGGCGAGGTCCTGGCGCGTATTCCGCAGGAATCGCAGAAGACCCGCGACATCACCGGCGGTCTGCCGCGCGTGGCCGAGCTGTTCGAAGCCCGTTCGCCCAAGGATGCCGGCATGCTGGCCGAAGTCACGGGTACGGTATCGTTCGGCAAGGACACCAAGGGCAAGCAGCGCCTGGTCATCACCGACCTGGAAGGCGTCAGCCACGAGTTCCTGATCCTGAAGGAAAAGCAGGTTCTGGTGCACGACGGCCAGGTGGTGAACAAGGGCGAAATGATCGTCGACGGCCCGGCCGATCCGCACGACATCCTGCGCCTGCAGGGCATCGAGAAGCTGGCGACCTACATCGTCGACGAAGTGCAGGACGTCTACCGTCTGCAGGGCGTGAAGATCAACGACAAGCACATTGAAGTGATCGTCCGCCAGATGCTGCGCCGCGTGAACATCGTCGATCCGGGTGACACCGAGTTCATCCCGGGCGAGCAGGTCGAGCGTTCGGAACTGCTCAACGAGAACGATCGCGTGGTCGCCGAGGACAAGCGTCCGGCTTCGTACGACAACGTGCTGCTGGGTATTACCAAGGCCTCGCTGTCGACCGATTCGTTCATCTCGGCGGCGTCGTTCCAGGAAACGACCCGCGTGCTGACCGAAGCGGCGATCATGGGCAAGCGCGACGACCTGCGCGGGCTGAAGGAAAACGTGATCGTCGGCCGTCTCATCCCGGCTGGTACTGGCCTGGCGTATCACATTGCCCGCAAGGACAAGGAAGCGCTGGAAGCTGCCGAGCGCGAAGCCGCCCGGCAGCTGGCCAACCCGTTCGAGGATGCGCCGGTTACGGTCGGCGGCGAACCGGAGGCTCCGGCCGCCGATACGCCGTCGGACGACTCGGCCGAGTGATGCCGTACTGACTGGAAGGCGCGCCCCGCGAGGGGCGTGGCCCGACAGCCAAAAAAAGGCCGCTGATGCATATCAGCGGCCTTTTGCTTGACGCGGTTGCGATTGCGGTCAGGTGCCGGCTTTCGATTGCGCGGCCCGAAAGACCGGGCCCCAGGCGGGATGTCCGGCTTCGTTGGGCGCCAGCGTGAAACTGGAGTCCAGGTGCAGTATGCGCACGAATGCGTCTTCGCACAGCTGGGTGTAATTGCTCACGCAGTAGCTGAATGCCTGCAGCTTGAACGCTTCGATACGCACCGCTTTCGGCGCGGCCGCCAGTTCATCGGAGCGCGCGACGCGGCGGATGACCTCGCCATAATGGCCTGCGCCATATTCCGTACGTACTTCGGCTAGGGCCTGCAGCGCGGCGGGGGTGGCGGGGACCTCGGCAGCGGGCTGGGACAGGTTGGCGCAGCCGCTTAGCGCGAGCACGGCCAGGGAAAGACTGGGCAGGAAAGGGCGGAGGATTATGGGCATGATGGACGAGGGCAGGAAACGGGGTTCGAGGTTGGTATATCCTTGCGCCGCGGGCATATTCGTAAAATCCGGCCAAGTAGCCTGGATAATATCCATAAGGCGGCCCGCAAGGATGGGCGTGTCCTACGAAGTGCGTCGAGACGACAATATGTTTATCGAAACGTAAGGATAGCCGCGCTTTCAGCATCACAAGCACAATATCCGGTTATCGCTGCCGTTTTTTGCTTTTGTCATAGAACTATGCCTCTTTTCGCCGCTTCCCAGCATCCCCGCAGTCCTTTTGCAGGCGCCGCGCCTCTCGCGCATCGCCCGTTGAGCGCTATTGCGGCCACCGCTGCCGGAGGCGTGCCGCAAGCCCGCATCAAGCGCCTGCTGGGCGAGCTGGTGCCGCAGCTGGCCAGCGTGCATGAGCAGGGACATATCTGCGGCGACATCACCGTCGATTCGGTGGGGCTGGATGAAAGCGGGCGCGCGCATCTGCTGGCGCTCAATGGGGCGGCCCAGGGCGAAGCCGCGCTGCCGGCGCCGGGATACGCGCCATTCGAGCTTTATGTGGAGGATCCTGCCTGGCCGCGCGGTCCTTGGACCGACATCTACGCATTGAGCGCCGTGGCGCACTCGCTCATTACCGGCCGCCGCCCGCCTGCGGCGCCGGAGCGCTCGGTCAACGACGGCTATCAGCCGCTCGCGCAGCGCGATCTGCCCAAGTATGACAACGATTTCCTGCGCGCCATCGATGCCGGCCTGGCCGTGCGGCCGCACACGTTCGAGGCCTTTGTCGACTCGCTCAAGTTCCCCGAGCCGGAGCCGCCCGCCGAGGCCATGGCGCCTCTGCCCAGCGAACCGCCGCCACGCGACGAGGTGCACGACGAAGAGCCGGTACGGCAGCGTCCGGCGGTGCGCAGCATTCTGTTCGCGATCCTGCTGGCGTTGGCGACGCTGGGCGTGGCCGTCTATTGGTGGCAGCGCCTGACCGGTACGCCCAGCGGCGTGATCACGAGCTCCGAACGCGTGACGACGCCCGGCGCCACTGCCACGCCATCAGACTCCCGCGAGGCTGAACCGCCGGCCGCCGGCAGCGCCGATACATCCGGCGCTGCGCCGCCGGCGCAAGCACAGGCTGGTCCGGACGCCGCTCCCGCGCCCGATGTTGCGCCGGAGGACGCTGCAACAGACGCGCAGGCCGAATCCGAGGCCGCCGCGACGCCGGCACCGGCCGCTGCCCGCGTGACGGTACGCATCAACGTGCAGCCGTGGGGCGAGATCTGGATCAATGGCGTGCGGCGTGGTGTCAGCCCGCCCATGAAGGAATTGCGCCTGGTGCCGGGACGCTACTCGGTCGTCGTGCGCAATGCCGACCTGCCGCCGTATCGGGCCACGCTCTAGGTCAAGGCGGGCCAGCCGGCTCGCATCACGCACGTGTTCCAGTGAGCGTCCGGATGGCTCTCAGCCAGGGGGTGGGCTGGCCGGCAGGCGCAGCACGAAGGTAGAGCCGGCGGGCCCCGTGCCCGATGGCGGGCTGATGACCTCGGCCCGGCCGCCCAGCCGTTCGGCGACGGTGCGCACGAATGCAAGCCCCAGGCCAGCGCCGCCTACTTCGTTCGAGCCGGCGGTGTTGACGCGCGTAAAGGGCTGGAAGATCTGCAGCTGGTCCTGGGGAGCGATGCCAGGTCCGTCGTCCTGGATCGATGCGACCCAGTCATCGGCGTCACGCACGACCGTGCAGCGGATACGGCCATCGGACGGACTGAATTTGATGGCGTTGTCCAGCAGGTTGCTCAGGGCCTGCTGCAGCAAGGTGTCGTCGCCGCGCACCAGGGCGATGGGCAGGGGTTCGTCGATCTCGATGCGGATGCCGCGCGCGCGCCGGCGCCCAGAAATCGTCGGTCGCCTCGCGCAGCAACTCGCTCAGGTCCAGCTCCGTCGGTGCGATCTTCATCGATTCCGCGCGTGTCAGGTGGACGAAATCGTCGACCAGCCGCAATGTGCGGTTGGCCAGCATGGCGATGCGGGCGAGCGCGTCGCTCTGCTGCACGCCATTGAGCGAGTCCTGGTTCATGGCCACCAGGGCAAGTATCGAATTCTGCGGCGCGCGCATGTCGTGCGAAATGAAGCGCAGCGTCTCTTCACGCTTGCGCTCGGCCTGTCGTATGACGGTGATATCCGTCAGGGTGGCCACGGTGCCGGCGAAAGCGCCTTCGTCGGTGCGAATGGGCGCGCACTTCAGGATCAGGTCGCGTCCGGCCTGGTCTCGGACCTCCATGTCCACGTTCCACGGCGAATCCTGCGCATCGGGCGGCGTATGCCGCAGGGCCTCGGTCAAGGTCTGGCGGTTGCGTTCGTCGGTGATGGCGCGCTGGAACAGATCGGCGGCCAGCTGGCCATGGCGCGGCGCACGCAACCCCAGGCTGCGAAAATACTGGATCGCCGCGCGGTTGCGAAACTGCAGCCGGCCGCGCGGGTCGAACACCAGCGTCGCGTCGGGCATGCCGTCCAGGCCATCGGTCAGGAAGCGTCGCAGGTTGCGCACGCGCGCCAGCGCTTCGCGCAATTTGCCCAGGCGGTCTTCCAGCGAACGGTTGACCAGCAGCGTGTGGGTACGGCCTTCGTTGAGCACCGGCGGATATTCGCGCTGCAGCCGCTTGAGTTCATTGTCCATGTAGCGCAGCACGGCTTCCTGGCTGCGCCAGCTCCAGATCGGATAGCACAGCGCCAGCACCAGCATCGTGGCCGTCGGCGGAAACCACACCTGGCCAAAGCGCAGGGCCAGATAGGTGACCGGCAATACGGCCAGCAATATGGCGCCGTTGAGCACCAGCGCCGCCTTGGGCGAGAGCACCCGCAGGCCCAGGCACAGCAGCAGGACGGGCAGCGCAGCGGCCAAGGCGTTATGCCAGGGGCTGGCGACGGTATAGGAAATATTCTGGCGCGCCGCCTGCAGCATGTTGCCGATGATCTCCACGCCCGCCATGCCATTGGCCTGGTGCGAGACGGGCGTGGGGAACGCATCGGTCAGGCCCGTTGCCCACGATCCCACCAGCACATACTTGCCGCGGATCCATTCGGGCGGTACGTTGCCCTGCAGCACGCTGATATACGACACCGTGCGCAAATGGCCGGGGGGGCCGGCGTATGGGATGCGGGTCTGGCCGGCCGCCAGTTGCGCGGTGGCAAACTGCAGGGCCTGTTGCGCCTCGCCGCCCACGCTCATCAGCGACAGCGAGAAATGCGGCCATAGCGCGGTGCCGACCTGGGCTGTCCAGATCGAGCGCCGCAGCACGCCGTCGGTATCGAGCTCGACATTGATGAAGCCCAGTGCGGCGGCGGCCTGCGCCAGCGACTCGAGCGGCGGCTCGTGGCCCGTCGCGCGCGGCAGGCGGTTGAGCACCACCGGCAGCACCACCTTGCCGTTGCGGCGGATGGCCTCGGCCAGTTGCGCGTCGACCGCGGGTTCGGCGCGGTCGGGTTCGGCAAAGATGATATCCAGGCCCACTGCGCGGGCCTCGCCCAGCTTGTCCAGCAGGGCCGCGTGCACCGTCCTGCTCCAGGGCCAGCGCCCCAGCGTGGCGATACTGTCGTCGTCGATCATGACGATCAGGATTTCCGGGCTGGCTGGCCGGCCGGACAGCGATACGGCCCGGTCGTACAGCGTCAGGTCGATGCGGCCCATGCCGCCCAGGGCGCCCAGCAGTCCCGCAACCGTCACCAGCACCATCGTCAGCATGATGCCGGTGCGCGCCGCCAGCCAGCGCCGGGCGGGGGAGTCGGGCAGGGGGCGGCGGCGGCGCACCTTAGAATTCGCTGAGCAGCACCAGGTCGCCGGTGCCGGTGGCTACGGACAGGCCATAGGGCGTGGACAGCACGTTTGCGCCTTCGAAAGGCTGCACGGCTTCGCGCCCGTTCAAACCGGAGGCATCCACGGCGCGAACCGCCACGTAGTAGGTTCCGGCGCCGGGCGCGCGGAACCGTACATCGTTGGTATCGAACCGGTCGGACGCCACCACGTGCATGCCCTCCGCGTCGCGCGAAACCCTCACTATATAGGCGGAAGCGCCGGATACGGGCGCAAACGGCACCGTCCAGCCGCCCGAGGCGGCGCGCGCCGGGGCTTGCAGTTGGGGGGCGGGCAGCAGGGCCTGCACGCCCGAGAACGCGCCGTCGCTGCCGACATTGGCGCCGTAGCCCGAGGACACCGCTACCGGCGTGGCCGGCGCGGCGTCGGGGGCGTGCGGCTGCAGGCGTACGCTGCCTTCCAGGACTTCGCTGCTGGCGCCCCGCGGACTGCTCTTGACGCGAAAGCGGGTGCCGCGCACGCCCGTGACCGCCACCGGCGTACGGATCTCGAAGCGGCCAACGCCCTGGCCGCCCGGGGCCACGCGCGATTCGAGCTCGCCTTGCTGTACCTGGAAGATCGAATCGGTAAGCGGCACGCGCTGGAATTGGCGCAGGCGGTTGGCGGCCACCGTGCCGTTCTCGGGAATCGTCACCTGGCTGCCGTCGGACAGTTTCAGGGTAACGAAGCTGCCGGACGCGGTCCTGATGGTGCTGCCCTCGACGATCTGCGTGCCGACCCGCAGGGCCTGGCCGTCGGCGGTGGCGTTGCCGCTGACGTGGACCACCTCGGCGCCTGCCGCCTGCACCGGGATCATGGCCAGCGGAATGCGCAGCTCGAGGGCGATCGGCAGGCGCTGGGGGTCGTCCACCCGGTTCAGCGTCTGCAGGATCGACCAGTTGGATTCATTACCGGTGTAAGTGCTTGCTAACGCTATAAGCGTGTCGCCAGAACGCACTCGGTAAAGAAAATTCTCTCCCAGGCTACCTGCGGGCTGGGCTTGTACCGCGGCGCTGGCCACAAGGGCGCACACCAGCATGAACGCTGGCGCGAACGGCCGAATCATGAACTTCTCTCCTTGGATTAGTCGTCTTTGGCGTCGTCGCCCTGCGGCTGCGGGTCGCTGACCAATTCCAGCCGATAGCCCAGGGCATAGGACGAAGACAAGCGCACCCCATTCTGGGGGCGCAACTGCAACTTCTGGCGAATATTCGACAAATGCGTATCAAGGGTGCGCGAGGTCGCCGGGATCTCCCGGTTCCACACGCTTTCTGCAAGCACATCGCGCGAGATCAGGCGCCCGACGTTGCGAAAAAACAACTGCGCGAGTTCGAATTCCTTGGGCGGCAACGGTACGACCTGGCCGTCGAGGGCGATGGAGCGCTCGTTGGGATCGATGCGA
It encodes:
- the rpoC gene encoding DNA-directed RNA polymerase subunit beta', producing the protein MKALLDLFKQVSQDEQFDAIKIGIASPEKIRSWSFGEVRKPETINYRTFKPERDGLFCAKIFGPIKDYECLCGKYKRLKHRGVICEKCGVEVTVAKVRRERMGHIELASPVAHIWFLKSLPSRLGMVLDMTLRDIERVLYFEAWCVIEPGMTPLKRGQIMSDDDFLAKTEEYGDDFRALMGAEAVRELLRTIDIDREVETLRGELKATSSEAKIKKISKRLKVLEGFQKSGIKAEWMVMEVLPVLPPDLRPLVPLDGGRFATSDLNDLYRRVINRNNRLKRLLELKAPEIILRNEKRMLQEAVDSLLDNGRRGKAMTGANKRQLKSLADMIKGKSGRFRQNLLGKRVDYSGRSVIVVGPQLKLHQCGLPKLMALELFKPFIFNRLEMMGLATTIKAAKKLVESQEPVVWDILEEVIREHPVMLNRAPTLHRLGIQAFEPVLIEGKAIQLHPLVCAAFNADFDGDQMAVHVPLSLEAQLEARTLMLASNNVLFPANGEPSIVPSQDIVLGLYYTTRERINGKGEGIFFADVSEVQRAYDNGEVELQTRITVRLTEYERDEQGEWQPVKHRHETTVGRALLSEILPKGLPFTVLNKALKKKEISRLINQSFRRCGLRDTVIFADKLMQSGFRLATRGGISIAMEDMLIPKAKEGILAEASREVKEIDKQYSSGLVTSQERYNNVVDIWGKAGDKVGKAMMEQLATEPVVNRHGEEVRQESFNSIYMMADSGARGSAAQIRQLAGMRGLMAKPDGSIIETPITANFREGLNVLQYFISTHGARKGLADTALKTANSGYLTRRLVDVTQDLVITEDDCGTSHGYAMKALVEGGEVIEPLRDRILGRVAAIDVVNPDTQETAIAAGTLLDEDLVDLIDRLGVDEVKVRTPLTCETRHGLCAHCYGRDLGRGSHVNVGEAVGVIAAQSIGEPGTQLTMRTFHIGGAASRSALASAVETKSNGTVGFASTMRYVTNAKGERVAISRSGELAIFDDNGRERERHKIPYGATVLLGDGEAVKAGTRLASWDPLTRPIVSEYSGAVRFENIEEGVTVAKQVDEVTGLSTLVVITPKTRGGKIVMRPQIKLVNENGEDVKIAGTDHSVNISFPVGALITVRDGQQVAVGEVLARIPQESQKTRDITGGLPRVAELFEARSPKDAGMLAEVTGTVSFGKDTKGKQRLVITDLEGVSHEFLILKEKQVLVHDGQVVNKGEMIVDGPADPHDILRLQGIEKLATYIVDEVQDVYRLQGVKINDKHIEVIVRQMLRRVNIVDPGDTEFIPGEQVERSELLNENDRVVAEDKRPASYDNVLLGITKASLSTDSFISAASFQETTRVLTEAAIMGKRDDLRGLKENVIVGRLIPAGTGLAYHIARKDKEALEAAEREAARQLANPFEDAPVTVGGEPEAPAADTPSDDSAE
- a CDS encoding TssQ family T6SS-associated lipoprotein, with product MPIILRPFLPSLSLAVLALSGCANLSQPAAEVPATPAALQALAEVRTEYGAGHYGEVIRRVARSDELAAAPKAVRIEAFKLQAFSYCVSNYTQLCEDAFVRILHLDSSFTLAPNEAGHPAWGPVFRAAQSKAGT
- a CDS encoding FecR domain-containing protein; protein product: MIRPFAPAFMLVCALVASAAVQAQPAGSLGENFLYRVRSGDTLIALASTYTGNESNWSILQTLNRVDDPQRLPIALELRIPLAMIPVQAAGAEVVHVSGNATADGQALRVGTQIVEGSTIRTASGSFVTLKLSDGSQVTIPENGTVAANRLRQFQRVPLTDSIFQVQQGELESRVAPGGQGVGRFEIRTPVAVTGVRGTRFRVKSSPRGASSEVLEGSVRLQPHAPDAAPATPVAVSSGYGANVGSDGAFSGVQALLPAPQLQAPARAASGGWTVPFAPVSGASAYIVRVSRDAEGMHVVASDRFDTNDVRFRAPGAGTYYVAVRAVDASGLNGREAVQPFEGANVLSTPYGLSVATGTGDLVLLSEF